TAGCGGGTGCACATTGAACAAACCATGTCACTCTGTCGGTGCCCATGCAATGAAAGGCCCTACTGAAGCTTGTCAACAATAACTGTGACGATGAGCGTAGGGGAGGGGATCTCATGGTGGGGCACTGATGGACATGTGGAGTACGAATGGGATTCTTTGAAAGAAGTATTAGCATTCCAGGCTTTTGCAAAAAACCAATTTTGTGGGAATATGGTTTTGTAAAGATATCGAACCAGTTTTTCACTGGCATTTTCTAAGTCTATGAGGAACGATTTGCGTCATTCCGGTAAAAAATAACAGAGGGCATACTGTTAGGAACAAACCTTCGAGATAGAGCTACTATGTCAGACCTCATTTCACCCGTTGTTGTGTTGCTGTATGAGTATATATATACCACATTATCACAATTCACAAAGCAtctctttataaaatttcaataACAGTAGCATCATCATTACATAAAAGAGGTACAATGGTAACCTGGAATCATCCATCCAAACCGAGGAAGGAGACATACGGGCTAGCTTTTTGCAAGTTCATAATTTTCTACACGCGGGCAATATTGAAAGGAGATACTGGCAAACTCCTGACCAGAAAAGATGGTGCCGGTCCTGGCCAATTGTTGTATATACTGTATACTAAAACTGAGATGATCGATGCATTGTACTAGTCTGCACCTGCACCGTTCCTCCTTGGCTTGGACAGCGCATGGAGAGTGAATGTCTCGCTGCCAAGCATGATGACCACCGCCGACATCGTCGGCCGGTCCACAGGATTGCCCTGCACGCAGAGAAGCCCTATGTGAACACACTTGAGCACCTCTTTCTCCGAGAAGCTGCCGTTCATGCACGGGTCTACCACTTTCATCACTGTCCCGGTCGTCCAGTGCTCCCACACCTGCATGCACAGTTTACTTTGAATACACATACGGCGGAGAGCATTGCTCTCCTCTTGGAAAAAATACGACAAGCGAATGTTGCATACCTTGGTCAAGAGATCTTCAGATTGCCGGGAGCCATCGTCAGTGTTCTTCCTCCCTGTCACGATCTCGAGGACCATAACCCCAAAGCTGAATGCGTCCGATTTCACCGAGTAGTTCCCGCGCATCATATACTCTGGCGCCATGTATCCACTGAAACATGAATCAGCGCAACTAATTATGATCATGGTTGCAATAGCTGAGTACGATACCAAACCGTATTGCACTGACTGTGTGCCGACGACGCGGTTGGTGACGCCTTGTGTCTGGTCACGCCCGAAGATCTTGGCGAGGCCGAAGTCTGAGATCTTGGGGCTCGTTTTCATGTCAAGCAGGATGTTGCTCGCTTTCAGATCACGATGGACTACTTTGAGCTGGGAGTCTTCATGGAGGTATTGTAGGCCTCGAGCGATTCCGTCTATGATCTTGTACCTCTTCGTCCAATCAAGCTGCTCGCGCTTCGCGGCATCTTGGGCTATTTTAGCAGAGAGATCATCAGATCAAATATATCTGCCTTAATTTGCAGGAGAATTAATTAATTCAAGGAAAAATCGAGTTCagctactagtacgtaccaaagaGGATGAGGTCGAGGCTCCGGTTAGGAACAAACTCGTACACTAGCAGCCTCTCCTGCTGCTCCAGACAAACACCAATGAGCCTGACAAGGTTCTTGTGACTGAGCTTCGCAACCAAAGCCAGCTCATTCTTCAGCTCCTCCACTCCTTGTGTTGAGCTATTGGACATCCTCTTCACTGCTATTTCCTCGCCGTCTGGGAGCGTGCCCTGCAAACCGAACCAGAACATCTATGCATAAGGTCCAATTTTTCTAACGCAGAACTGCTTATCCGTTGGTTGCTCCATCGGTACCTTGTACACCGCACCAAATCCGCCTTCCCCAAGCTTGTTGCTCTCGGCAAAATCACCGGTCGCAGCTCGTAGTGTTGAAATGTCGATCATCATCGAGTCTACACTCTCAATGTCATGGGCTTCAGCGGAATAGCCGCGGTCTGTGTATATACCAATATGTCACTATGACAATAAGCATATACGGAATTAATTGTAGGGATCGCTTTCAGCAAGTTTTTCACGCTCTAAACTGGAGAATCGGCGTGACATACATGGCTGCTTTTCTGCTGTCAGTGGCCCTTGCCTCCTCAAGAAAATGAAGTATGCGACCAGGCTTATGGCTGCTATGAGAGGCAATAGAATTATAGGAACCATGATAGGAACTCTGTACTTTCTTCCTGTGAATTTACCAGTGCAACAGAAACAAAAATGTCAATGTCTCAGATTAGTCGACAAGCTTGAAGTAAACAAAACATAGATCATGTTGAGTAAAAGAACTCAGAAGAAAACAAAACGCAACATTTCTTAGATGGATAATATACAATACAGCCTAGGATTTACTAGGTGTGTGAACTTTAATTCCTCTTATCTAATCATAGTTTTAAAATTAAAATATAACCGTCCAAACAATTGTGACGACGTGGAAGAACATGCAGCCTCGCATGGAGCCTCCAGTTAGTAATACCTCCATTCCAAATTAGTTGACTCGGTTTTTTTTAGGTATACGCATGTATCTAGATGTGTTTTAATGTCTAGATACATGTGTATCTAGAAACATCTGAGTTAACTAATTTAAGATGGAgggaataataataataataataataataataataataataataataataataataataatagtaataGATATGACATTTGGTTTGAAAAACAAAATAAGTTGGTCTACATTTAGTTTCATACATTTCGCATGCATGACATATTTCTGTGTACGTATACTTCGGCTATATTTAGACGTGAGAACTGTTAGGTTATGCGGATGccggtactccctccgtctaggtgtgtaagaaATGGTACATTAATTCCCTCCTTGTTTtttgttttgtgacatatcaacaATAAGAAATGTGGgttgtgcatgcttttaatgacttgagactagcaaacatgacatgcagtggttagttcattgcatgcaatgctattaattagcaaaaatacattaagttttctcgtttttCTCTCtgtcttggtcacggtgcacaacgtAAAATGACTTACACACTTAGACGGAGGAAGTATAATTAAAGAATGTAAACAATACTAACAAGAATCAAAGATACTATTGTGAGTTAACACTGTAATTAGTGAATCAACTTCATTTCCAATTGTTCCATGCATGTTGTAAAACATAAGGCTTCAAATTAATTGATGTTAGTAGTACGCTAGCTTATACTCACCTTGTGCAGTCGCCGCCAAATTATTAAGCAGCACGTTCGGCGCCGGCCCTGTGGCTGATGTTGCCGACGACAGCCGTACCGTGGCAGAGCCATTGAAGAAGGGCTGGGTTTCATACCTGATGCTACACCTGATCCCGAGAACCCTGGCTCCGATGGCGTCTGTGAATAAGGTGGGTAACTCCCTCATGACTCGgacgaggcagctccagcagcggtcCGGCGACAAGTCCGGCGTGCACTGCGCCCAGCTGTACACCTCGGGAAGCTCCTTGTCAAAGTAGGCCTGCCCAGACGCGTAGAGGCGCGTGGAGGAGTTGAAGGCGGCGCTGCTGGCGGTGGCGTTCATGAGCGCCGCCACGACGCGCTGGAACCGCGCCGGCTCCGCCGTGGCGTTAGCATTGTTGCGGATTGTGAAATACGGGCTGTACTTGATGTCGTCGGCGGCACGGAAGTGGATGTTGGTGTAGGTAAGCAAGCAGGAGTCGAAGTAGATGGTGGCGGCCTTTTTGTCGCACGAGGTGTTGAGGTCCTGGAATGCCTGGGTGAGGCAGCTGGAGCAGTAGGAGGCGGTGGCATCGCCGCGGCAGAGCGCGAGAGCCCAGACCTGCTCCGGGGTGACGCCGGCCTGCGTGGTGGCGAAGAGACCCGGGGACATGGAGGCGTTCTTCGGCATGGTGGCGGCCAGGAGCTTGAGGCTCGCCTTGTAACCGCTGTCCGCCAGGATGCCGTTGTCGCGGCAATTTATCCACGGGTATACTCCCACGGCGCCGCGCGGCGAGGCAAGCAGCGCCAGGGCGACAACCACCACGAACAGGAGGAGACGGCCAGCCATGGTGTGGAACGTGGAAGGCGAGGTTGGAGTGGTACGTAGCTTTAATTTGTACTAGTAGCTTTAGTATGCCATCCTTAGCTTGCTACTACTTTGCTAGTAGATACCAATGGACGATCGGTCGCCATTGAAATCTAAAATGTAAGTCGTTGGTCGTTGCCCGTGGTGCACGCACTACCGCGATAGCAGCATTTGGAGACCGGTGACTGGTGATAGCAGCCCGGCCATTTTTTTCCACGTACGTCCGAATTTAAGTCTGTTACTCGTTAGTCGTTACCCTCACGCTCACTAGTCTGTTTCGTAGATGACCGATCAACTTTCACTCGTCCACCACGACAGGCCCACatagttactccctccgtcccgttTCTCTTCGGGCCAAGGGAGAACTACCGTAGTACAAATTAGTTATAGCGTATATATGAGTGCTTGTGTTTGTACTGTGTTTACAAAAAATACACAACTCCGAGACCGCCGACGGCCGCCTGCGAGCCAACCTTGATCCATTGGTCAGGCGAGCTCACACGACGCCATGTCCGTGGTCACCGGCGCCGATCCGCGTATCGACGCAACGATAACATGACCACCACTACAGAGCACCATACCCGCGAGGAGAACACGAGCACATACCGGGCCAAGCCCAACCTCTTCTACACGAAGCACAAGCTTCGATCCACCCCAGGCCCATACCTGGCCCGCCCGAGCATATGAACCCTAGATCCGCACCTGCCGTCGGCACACATCCAGGAGAAGGAGGTTGCCACCGCCACTCCTCACCGCCTGCAGAACCGCAGCAGCCACGTCGTTGCAACACAACAAGGTGTACCCTGCCTTCCTGCCCCAACCGAGACACCAGCGGCCCGGCAGGGCAGATCCCCAAACACCAACCACCCCGCCCACGAAGACCAAGCCGAGGCAGCCAGGCAGAGCCACCCGCCGGCCAGGAAGGCCGCCGGCGCGCACCACCCGCCATGCCGCCCCGGGCCGGTGCCGCGTACCCACTGGAGGAAATGAAATTAACAAACGgatttttttagaaaagttttGAAACTTGAAAATACTATTTTCTAGCGAAATAGAGAAAATATTTGTTTTTCTATTGGCTGGGTTCACAGTTGCCCACTGGAGGAAATGAAATTAACAAACGAGTCTTAGTTCCGAGTGACAAAAGAATGAGTCGTGTCGTCAGTCATATACAGGCACTTGCCGTGTCAGACGGGTCAAACGTTAGCTAGCTAGCTTAGTTAGTCCAATCTACAAAATCTGCCTCCCATGCACCTTCGTCTTCATTCCACCCATACCATCATATCGACCCACACACACAGAGGCGGGCATGGCCGTCATGTTCGTGGCCATCGTCGCCCTACTCGTTGTTGCGCCCCGAGCCGCTGGATACCCGTGGCCGGTCTGCGGCAGCACGGGCAGCTTCGCGGCCAACGACAGCACGTACCTCGCGAGCATCAACTCCATGGCTGCCACTCTGCCCAGGAACGCCTCCACGTCCCCGGGCCTCTACGCCACGGCGCACGCCGGCCAGGTGTGGGCCCTCGCGCTCTGCCGCGGGGACGCCAACGCCACCTCCTGCTCCGGCTGCCTCTCGCAAGGGTTCCAGGACCTTCCCAGCGCGTGCGCCTACAGCAAGGAGGCCACCATGTACTACGACACCTGCTTCCTCCACTACTCCAACCTCCAGCTGAGCGCCTCCGACGACACCGCGTTCAGCTCAGCGTTCAAACTACCCTACAGCGCTAACGCCACGGATGAGCCGGCCCGGTTCGACCGCGTCGTGGCGGCGCTGCTGAACGCCACGGCGGACTACGCCGCGTACAACTCCTCCGGGTCGCGGCTGTACGCGTCCGGAGTGGTCTCCTTGGACCAGGAGTTCCCCGAGATGTACAGCTGGGCGCAGTGCACGCCGGACCTCACGCGGGCGCGGTGCGGGGATTGCCTCGCCAGCACGATCCAGGCGATGGGGAGGCCGCTGTACAGCGTCGGGGCGAGGGTTCTTGGGATCAGGTGCGGCATCCGGTACGAGAGCAGACCCTTCCTTGATGGCCCGGTGATGGTGCGCGTAGCGGCCGGTTCTGGAGATCCGTCGCCGGCACCGGCACCGTCGCCCACGCCAGCACCGGCGCCCGCGCCGGCTCTGGTGCCCAGTGCTGTGACGCCGCTCCCGGCGGTCGGAGAAGGTGAGTCAAAGCGTCTTTTATAAACCTTTGTGCGGTGAGTGTGACACGTTCGCAATCGTATAGATCGAGCGAACAGTTTTTTTTTAGGCAATCGAGCGAAGAGTAGAAACGGCATCGATTTCTCCAGTCGGAATGGCCTTTAGGCCCAACTTTAGAAAACCCGTGCCCAGCAGCCAAGCCCAAGCCTATCTCAAAACCGAGCTTGGACAGTTTGATACCTACCTAATATAATGAGGGTGTAACTTAGACAATTTGAAAAACGGGCAAGGAGATTCGATAAGCCATGAATCAGTTCGGATATTCTAAATTTTGTTGCCCTGTGGTCGAAATACCCTGTATTACATTGTTCAATTTTATTGCAATCAGCTGAGGTCACATTTATTTATTTTCACATGCATTGGATTGGTTACATTCACAGGGAGAAAATACAGCGTTCCTGGCATGGTTCTTATAATTGGGCTGGCTGCTCTAGCAGCCGCAAACCTTATCGCTATCTTCTTCATCTGGAGGAGGAGGCAACGGTCAGCGGTACAAGTGAAGCAACCATGTATATATGTCATATCCTCTCCAATTTACGCGATAAATTTTTCACTTAAATATGCAAACTGATAGTGTTTTCGTTCAGCAGACCCCAACCGTTACTCCAGGGAAGCCGAGGACAACGAGAGTGTAGACTCGATGCTGATGGACGTTTCAACTCTGCGAGCCGCGACCGGAGACTTTGCGGAGAACAACAAGCTCGGCGAAGGCGGGTTTGGCGCAGTGTACAAGGTTGAAGAAACTGCAAAGCATAATCACACCGTAGGGGCTTCCCCTACGGTACAGTTGTCAAAAAATATGTTTTACATGCAGCAGAACAGTACAACTTACGTTTGGCCCAATTTGGTGCGCGTAGGGTACTCTTCCAGACGGCGAAGAGATCGCGGTGAAGAGGCTGTCCAAGGGCTCCACGCAAGGAGTGGATGAGCTGAAGAACGAGCTGGCCCTGGTCGCAAAGCTCAAGCATAAGAATCTTGTCAGGCTTCTTGGCGTCTGCCTGGAGCAGCAGGAGCGGCTGCTCGTGTACGAGTTCGTCCCCAACAGGAGCCTCGACCAGATCCTATTCATAGGTAATGTTTTGATCGATCAGAAACCCAGAATTGCAACCCAGATACACACTTTCTAAACACTATGAGTGAACATCAGACATTGAGAAGAAACGAGAGAAGCTTGACTGGGGACAGAGGCTAAGGATCATACGCGGGATCGCCCGAGGCCTGCAATACCTCCATGAGGACTCCCAGCTCAAAGTAGTCCATCGTGATCTCAAAGCCAGCAACGTCCTTCTCGATGTCGACATGAACCCCAAGATATCGGACTTTGGCCTCGCCAGGCTCTTTGAGCGAGGCCAGACGCAGGGCATCACCAACCGTGTCATCGGCACATAGTAAGTACAGTACTACAAGTGTTCATTTCTTTTATAGCTGAAGGGCGACTCATGTCGGAAAATTGAGGGTAATTATCAATTCATGACTACTGACGTTGTTTCAGCGGATACATGGCACCGGAGTACATTATGCGCGGGAACTACTCTGTGAAATCGGATGTGTTCAGCTTCGGGGTCATGGTTCTAGAGATCGTGACGGGGAGGAAGAACAATGACACCACGCAATCTGACGATCTCTTGACCATGGTATGCTCCATTGCTAAGCGATATCTCAAGAAGTAGTACCACAGTGCAGCTTGGCTCATGGTTTAACTGCAAATTCATCGTGCATACGTCCAGATATGGGAGCATTGGACGTCCGGAACGGTGTTGGAGAGGATGGACCAAAGCATGGACAACAGCTTCTCAGAGAGCGATGTGATGAGGTGCATCCAGGTTGGGCTCCTGTGCGTCCAGGAGAACCCGGTGGACCGGCCGGTGATGTCGGAGGTGGGCATGATGCTTGGAAGCGACATGGTGTCTCTCGGTGCCCCATCAAAGCCGGCCTCCGGAAAGGGTTTTGGTATGACGCCCACCGTTCGAATGAGCGATGGTCCCGAAGATCAGCCTATTTACTGAGCCATAAATTCTCCTTCATGTATTTCCTCCTAATATGTGTTGCAACTCAAGTGGCTTTTG
This sequence is a window from Aegilops tauschii subsp. strangulata cultivar AL8/78 chromosome 7, Aet v6.0, whole genome shotgun sequence. Protein-coding genes within it:
- the LOC109772665 gene encoding cysteine-rich receptor-like protein kinase 6, with protein sequence MAGRLLLFVVVVALALLASPRGAVGVYPWINCRDNGILADSGYKASLKLLAATMPKNASMSPGLFATTQAGVTPEQVWALALCRGDATASYCSSCLTQAFQDLNTSCDKKAATIYFDSCLLTYTNIHFRAADDIKYSPYFTIRNNANATAEPARFQRVVAALMNATASSAAFNSSTRLYASGQAYFDKELPEVYSWAQCTPDLSPDRCWSCLVRVMRELPTLFTDAIGARVLGIRCSIRYETQPFFNGSATVRLSSATSATGPAPNVLLNNLAATAQGRKYRVPIMVPIILLPLIAAISLVAYFIFLRRQGPLTAEKQPYRGYSAEAHDIESVDSMMIDISTLRAATGDFAESNKLGEGGFGAVYKGTLPDGEEIAVKRMSNSSTQGVEELKNELALVAKLSHKNLVRLIGVCLEQQERLLVYEFVPNRSLDLILFAQDAAKREQLDWTKRYKIIDGIARGLQYLHEDSQLKVVHRDLKASNILLDMKTSPKISDFGLAKIFGRDQTQGVTNRVVGTHGYMAPEYMMRGNYSVKSDAFSFGVMVLEIVTGRKNTDDGSRQSEDLLTKVWEHWTTGTVMKVVDPCMNGSFSEKEVLKCVHIGLLCVQGNPVDRPTMSAVVIMLGSETFTLHALSKPRRNGAGAD
- the LOC109772666 gene encoding cysteine-rich receptor-like protein kinase 6 isoform X1; protein product: MAVMFVAIVALLVVAPRAAGYPWPVCGSTGSFAANDSTYLASINSMAATLPRNASTSPGLYATAHAGQVWALALCRGDANATSCSGCLSQGFQDLPSACAYSKEATMYYDTCFLHYSNLQLSASDDTAFSSAFKLPYSANATDEPARFDRVVAALLNATADYAAYNSSGSRLYASGVVSLDQEFPEMYSWAQCTPDLTRARCGDCLASTIQAMGRPLYSVGARVLGIRCGIRYESRPFLDGPVMVRVAAGSGDPSPAPAPSPTPAPAPAPALVPSAVTPLPAVGEGRKYSVPGMVLIIGLAALAAANLIAIFFIWRRRQRSAVQVKQPSDPNRYSREAEDNESVDSMLMDVSTLRAATGDFAENNKLGEGGFGAVYKGTLPDGEEIAVKRLSKGSTQGVDELKNELALVAKLKHKNLVRLLGVCLEQQERLLVYEFVPNRSLDQILFIDIEKKREKLDWGQRLRIIRGIARGLQYLHEDSQLKVVHRDLKASNVLLDVDMNPKISDFGLARLFERGQTQGITNRVIGTYGYMAPEYIMRGNYSVKSDVFSFGVMVLEIVTGRKNNDTTQSDDLLTMIWEHWTSGTVLERMDQSMDNSFSESDVMRCIQVGLLCVQENPVDRPVMSEVGMMLGSDMVSLGAPSKPASGKGFGMTPTVRMSDGPEDQPIY
- the LOC109772666 gene encoding cysteine-rich receptor-like protein kinase 6 isoform X2, whose product is MAVMFVAIVALLVVAPRAAGYPWPVCGSTGSFAANDSTYLASINSMAATLPRNASTSPGLYATAHAGQVWALALCRGDANATSCSGCLSQGFQDLPSACAYSKEATMYYDTCFLHYSNLQLSASDDTAFSSAFKLPYSANATDEPARFDRVVAALLNATADYAAYNSSGSRLYASGVVSLDQEFPEMYSWAQCTPDLTRARCGDCLASTIQAMGRPLYSVGARVLGIRCGIRYESRPFLDGPVMVRVAAGSGDPSPAPAPSPTPAPAPAPALVPSAVTPLPAVGEGRKYSVPGMVLIIGLAALAAANLIAIFFIWRRRQRSAVQVKQPYPNRYSREAEDNESVDSMLMDVSTLRAATGDFAENNKLGEGGFGAVYKGTLPDGEEIAVKRLSKGSTQGVDELKNELALVAKLKHKNLVRLLGVCLEQQERLLVYEFVPNRSLDQILFIDIEKKREKLDWGQRLRIIRGIARGLQYLHEDSQLKVVHRDLKASNVLLDVDMNPKISDFGLARLFERGQTQGITNRVIGTYGYMAPEYIMRGNYSVKSDVFSFGVMVLEIVTGRKNNDTTQSDDLLTMIWEHWTSGTVLERMDQSMDNSFSESDVMRCIQVGLLCVQENPVDRPVMSEVGMMLGSDMVSLGAPSKPASGKGFGMTPTVRMSDGPEDQPIY